A window of Lentibacillus sp. Marseille-P4043 contains these coding sequences:
- a CDS encoding fatty acid--CoA ligase family protein — MNLSDQLAITAKNHPKKTAFVFQDNKTSYQELEGAVAKFASRLHELGYRKGDHIALVVGNSPYYVIGLYGALRLGAVVIPINPLYTPHELSYILKNGDVKAVITMDVLLDKFAAIADKLPDVTHYISCETNPEITLEGSPLSTKLKSFTQLIEEGSFEFSAPELDEDDMAIVLYTSGTTGKPKGAMLTHKNLYSNAKDVADYLTINGEDRVIAALPMFHVFCLTVALNAPLMNGGTVIIMPKFSPQEVFQITKEHQPTIFAGVPTMYNYLLQTAQGMKAKGSNVDLEGIRLCISGGSAMPVALLKEFEKEFNVVVSEGYGLSEASPVTCFNPLDQPRKPGSIGKNIINVENKVVDEFGEEVEVGEVGELVVQGPNVMKGYYKMPEETAVTLKDGWLYTGDMARMDDEGYFYIVDRKKDLILVGGYNVYPREVEEVLYEHPSISEVAVVGMPDPDSGEAVISFVVANDPSLTEEALHEFCESHLAKYKVPTKIVFLEELPKNTTGKILRKNLREKVEM, encoded by the coding sequence GTGAATTTAAGTGATCAATTGGCAATTACAGCAAAAAATCATCCAAAGAAAACGGCATTTGTATTTCAAGACAACAAAACAAGCTACCAGGAACTAGAGGGGGCGGTGGCAAAATTTGCTTCTCGTTTACATGAGTTAGGATATCGAAAAGGTGATCATATTGCGCTCGTAGTAGGCAACAGTCCATATTATGTTATTGGGTTGTATGGTGCACTTCGCCTTGGTGCTGTTGTTATTCCGATAAATCCGTTGTACACCCCACATGAACTATCCTATATTTTAAAAAACGGTGACGTGAAAGCGGTCATTACAATGGATGTATTACTGGACAAGTTTGCGGCAATAGCTGATAAATTACCAGATGTCACACATTACATATCTTGTGAAACGAACCCGGAGATAACGCTTGAAGGTAGCCCGCTGTCAACAAAATTGAAATCGTTTACACAATTAATTGAAGAAGGAAGCTTTGAATTCTCCGCACCAGAACTTGATGAGGACGATATGGCGATTGTATTATACACGTCTGGAACCACTGGAAAGCCTAAGGGTGCGATGTTGACCCATAAAAACCTCTATTCCAATGCAAAGGATGTAGCAGATTATTTAACGATTAATGGTGAGGATCGCGTTATTGCAGCATTACCAATGTTTCATGTCTTTTGTTTAACAGTTGCATTAAATGCACCGCTCATGAATGGTGGAACAGTAATTATTATGCCGAAATTTTCACCTCAAGAAGTGTTCCAAATTACGAAAGAGCATCAACCAACGATCTTTGCTGGTGTACCAACAATGTATAATTATTTGCTTCAAACCGCACAAGGAATGAAGGCCAAAGGAAGCAATGTAGATCTAGAAGGGATTCGTTTATGTATTTCCGGCGGTTCAGCAATGCCAGTTGCTTTATTAAAAGAATTTGAAAAAGAATTTAATGTTGTTGTTTCAGAAGGATACGGATTATCTGAAGCATCTCCAGTTACGTGTTTTAATCCATTAGATCAGCCAAGAAAGCCTGGGTCAATTGGGAAAAATATTATAAATGTTGAAAATAAGGTAGTTGATGAATTTGGCGAAGAAGTGGAAGTTGGGGAAGTTGGTGAGTTAGTTGTTCAAGGCCCTAACGTGATGAAAGGTTACTATAAAATGCCTGAAGAAACGGCTGTTACATTAAAGGATGGTTGGCTTTACACTGGGGATATGGCACGAATGGATGATGAGGGTTACTTTTACATCGTGGATCGTAAAAAAGACCTGATTTTAGTTGGTGGCTATAATGTTTATCCACGTGAAGTGGAGGAAGTATTGTACGAACATCCTAGTATTTCAGAAGTAGCCGTTGTTGGTATGCCAGATCCAGATTCAGGGGAAGCGGTTATCAGCTTTGTCGTAGCAAACGACCCTTCACTAACAGAAGAAGCACTACATGAGTTTTGCGAAAGTCACTTGGCAAAATATAAAGTTCCGACTAAAATAGTGTTTTTAGAGGAACTTCCGAAGAATACAACAGGAAAAATTTTACGAAAAAACCTTAGAGAAAAGGTCGAAATGTAA
- the lepB gene encoding signal peptidase I, whose translation MKKFNYRRIIPVVFFAIVLAIIFRTVLFASYVVDGESMEPTLYDGNLLMVNKVIYDLKDVDRFDVIVFHANKQDDYVKRVIGLPGDKIKYKNDKLYINGEYVEEDFLDSFKDASEKKPFTKDFSLMETTGSSQVPHDKLFVMGDNRENSLDSRAFGFISVEQLVGKVDVKYWPLSQASFSLGK comes from the coding sequence ATGAAAAAGTTTAATTATCGTAGAATTATTCCAGTTGTTTTCTTTGCTATCGTATTAGCGATTATTTTTCGAACTGTATTATTCGCTAGCTATGTTGTCGATGGTGAATCAATGGAACCAACACTTTACGATGGAAATTTATTAATGGTTAATAAGGTAATTTATGATTTGAAAGATGTTGATCGTTTTGATGTTATCGTGTTTCATGCTAACAAACAAGATGATTATGTGAAACGAGTAATTGGGCTACCTGGAGATAAGATAAAATATAAAAATGATAAGCTATACATTAACGGTGAATATGTTGAAGAGGATTTCCTTGATTCTTTTAAAGATGCTAGTGAAAAAAAGCCGTTTACAAAGGATTTCTCATTAATGGAAACAACCGGATCAAGCCAAGTCCCACACGATAAATTGTTCGTGATGGGAGATAACCGGGAGAATAGCCTAGACAGTCGAGCATTTGGTTTCATCTCGGTTGAACAACTTGTCGGAAAAGTAGACGTCAAATACTGGCCACTTTCCCAAGCAAGTTTCAGCCTTGGCAAATAG
- the hemY gene encoding protoporphyrinogen oxidase, translating into MSDRKQIVIVGGGITGLTAAYYLQKEIEANKLPYDVKLVEASHRLGGKIKTYRRDGFTIEQGPDSFLERKKPAVKLVENLGISDKLVRNGTGQSYILIGNKLHKMPSGFNMGIPTQIRPFLLSGMFSWKGKMRASLDYTLPKGKEQGDQSLGQFFRHRFGNELLENVIEPLLSGIYAGDIDDMSLMATFPNFYQLEQQYGSLIKGLRETSPKPTKKKKKKQGMFLSFDGGFETLIEELQSQLGDIVSLNTAVDHIEKKDHGYHVLLSNGEVCKADAVVMATPHYTVPKMFSQYDFFKIFNDIPATSVANVALAFDKSAIKKDIDGTGFVVSRNSDFRITACTWTHKKWPSSTPDGKVLLRCYVGRPNDQSVVDLSDEEIVDIVLNDLNKTMNITQEPEFSVISRWKNAMPQYTVGHKERIAEIRDQANEQLPGVFLTGSSYEGIGVPDCIEQGEKAVADVLTFLK; encoded by the coding sequence ATGAGCGATCGTAAACAAATCGTGATTGTCGGTGGCGGCATTACAGGGTTAACCGCGGCTTATTATTTGCAAAAAGAAATTGAAGCAAATAAATTACCATATGATGTGAAGTTAGTAGAAGCAAGTCATCGATTAGGTGGAAAAATTAAAACATATAGACGTGATGGCTTTACAATTGAACAAGGTCCAGACTCGTTTTTAGAACGAAAAAAACCTGCAGTAAAACTTGTTGAGAACCTGGGAATTAGTGATAAACTTGTACGAAATGGAACAGGTCAATCCTATATATTAATAGGGAATAAGCTTCATAAAATGCCAAGCGGTTTTAATATGGGGATCCCAACACAAATCCGTCCGTTTCTTCTATCTGGAATGTTTTCCTGGAAAGGGAAAATGCGTGCTAGCTTGGACTACACATTGCCAAAAGGGAAGGAACAAGGCGATCAATCACTTGGTCAATTTTTCCGGCACCGGTTTGGGAATGAGTTATTAGAGAATGTGATTGAACCACTATTATCAGGTATTTATGCTGGGGATATAGATGACATGAGTTTGATGGCAACATTCCCTAACTTTTATCAGCTGGAGCAACAGTATGGTAGCTTGATTAAAGGGTTACGGGAAACATCCCCTAAACCAACTAAGAAAAAGAAGAAAAAGCAAGGAATGTTTTTATCGTTTGATGGTGGATTTGAGACATTGATTGAAGAACTTCAATCACAGTTGGGCGATATCGTTTCACTGAATACGGCAGTGGATCATATTGAAAAGAAAGATCATGGCTATCACGTGTTGCTTAGCAATGGAGAAGTATGCAAAGCTGACGCTGTTGTAATGGCGACACCGCATTATACGGTACCAAAAATGTTTAGTCAATATGATTTCTTTAAGATATTTAATGATATCCCAGCAACCTCTGTCGCAAATGTCGCGTTAGCTTTTGATAAATCAGCAATTAAGAAAGATATTGATGGAACTGGATTCGTTGTATCGCGAAATAGCGACTTTCGAATTACTGCCTGTACATGGACACACAAAAAGTGGCCATCATCAACACCAGATGGAAAAGTTTTATTGCGCTGTTATGTTGGTAGACCGAACGATCAGTCAGTAGTAGATTTATCGGATGAGGAAATCGTTGATATTGTTCTAAATGATTTGAACAAAACAATGAATATAACGCAAGAACCTGAGTTCAGTGTTATTTCAAGATGGAAAAATGCAATGCCACAGTACACAGTAGGGCATAAAGAACGAATCGCTGAAATTCGTGATCAAGCGAACGAGCAATTGCCTGGAGTATTTTTAACTGGTAGCTCTTATGAAGGTATCGGTGTGCCTGATTGTATCGAACAAGGTGAAAAAGCAGTTGCAGATGTGTTAACATTTTTGAAATAA
- a CDS encoding lipoate--protein ligase, with amino-acid sequence MKFIDNKGITDASINLALEEYILQNFGEKDTYLLFYINSPSIIIGRNQNTVEEINTNYVDENGIKVVRRLSGGGAVYHDEGNLNFSFITKDDGDSFQNFAKFTQPVVEALNKIGVPAELKGRNDLAADGRKISGNAMFSTKGRMFSHGTLMLDSEIENVVSALNVKQEKIESKGIKSIRSRVANISEFLDEKITMDEFKELILRYIFDVEDVKDVPRYELTEEDWENVYQISKERYQNWDWNFGKSPSFNVQASHKFPAGLVDIRLDVKKGIIENCKIYGDFFGIGEVSEVEKKLIGVRHERKAIEEALADVDVPHYLGKITKEDFINLLY; translated from the coding sequence ATGAAATTTATCGACAATAAAGGGATTACAGACGCAAGTATCAACTTGGCGTTAGAGGAATATATTTTGCAAAACTTCGGGGAAAAAGATACATATTTACTCTTTTATATTAATAGTCCATCAATTATCATTGGTCGAAACCAAAACACAGTTGAAGAAATCAACACCAATTATGTTGACGAAAATGGTATAAAAGTAGTTCGTCGCTTATCCGGCGGTGGAGCAGTTTACCATGATGAAGGGAATTTGAATTTCAGTTTTATTACAAAAGATGATGGGGATAGCTTCCAAAACTTTGCAAAATTTACGCAACCGGTAGTAGAAGCACTGAATAAGATTGGTGTTCCAGCAGAGTTAAAAGGGAGAAATGACCTTGCAGCTGATGGACGTAAAATTTCCGGTAACGCCATGTTCTCAACAAAGGGGCGCATGTTCAGCCATGGCACGTTAATGCTTGACTCAGAAATTGAAAATGTTGTTTCTGCATTAAATGTTAAGCAAGAAAAAATTGAGTCAAAAGGGATTAAATCGATTCGCAGTCGTGTTGCCAATATTTCTGAGTTTCTTGATGAAAAAATTACCATGGATGAATTTAAAGAGCTGATTCTAAGGTACATTTTTGATGTAGAAGATGTTAAAGATGTTCCTCGATATGAATTAACGGAAGAAGACTGGGAAAATGTTTATCAAATTTCCAAAGAACGTTATCAAAATTGGGATTGGAACTTTGGTAAATCACCATCATTTAACGTTCAAGCTTCACATAAATTTCCTGCTGGGCTGGTCGATATCCGTTTAGATGTCAAAAAGGGCATTATTGAGAACTGTAAAATTTATGGTGATTTCTTCGGTATCGGTGAGGTATCAGAAGTAGAAAAGAAATTAATCGGTGTTCGTCATGAACGGAAGGCGATCGAAGAAGCCTTAGCTGATGTTGATGTACCACACTATCTTGGAAAAATAACAAAAGAAGACTTTATTAATTTGCTGTATTAA
- the pepF gene encoding oligoendopeptidase F: MTTTTSAKRLQRSEVSIEQTWDLSDLFSSEKTWEDELTAIQSDIHNVTNYKGKLGTDADTLFNGLTTLENMEKRIIRVATYANLRASADGSNPENQANSAKVSSMLATIGAELSFFDSELLTLPKATIEQFMQEKTELKTFEKKLTDLQEKKPYTLAPEIEETLAALSEVHDAPYMIYQRSKSSDMEFASIQDEDGNELPMSAALYEDRYEFTADTGVRRQAYQSFTNTLNQYKNTYAATYATEVTRQVTMSRLRGYESVTDMLLHGQQVTQEMYHNQLDVIQKELAPHMRKFAKLKQQDLGLEEMRYCDLKAPLDPEFNPKTTYEEATSTIVEALKVMGPEYSEIIKKGINDRWVDRSDNVGKANGAFCSSPYGVHPYILVTWTDMMRGTFILAHELGHAGHFYLAGKNQSLVNTRPSTYFVEAPSTLNELLLANHLIEKSDDKRMKRWVISQLLGTYYHNFVTHLLEGEFQRRIYALAEAGTPLTASVLCQQKKETIENFWGDTVKVDEGAGLTWMRQQHYYMGLYPYTYSAGLTVSTAMAQMIQEEGKPAVDRWLNVLKLGGTMKPLDLIKQAGVDMSKPDAIRNAVAYVGNLVDELEKSFD, from the coding sequence ATGACAACAACAACTAGCGCAAAAAGATTGCAACGATCTGAAGTTTCGATTGAGCAGACATGGGATTTAAGCGATTTATTTTCATCGGAAAAGACTTGGGAAGACGAATTAACAGCTATCCAATCAGATATTCATAACGTTACCAACTACAAGGGCAAATTAGGAACCGATGCTGATACATTGTTTAACGGACTTACAACACTTGAAAACATGGAAAAAAGGATCATACGTGTGGCAACATATGCTAACTTACGTGCAAGCGCTGATGGATCCAATCCGGAAAATCAAGCTAATTCCGCAAAAGTTTCGTCCATGTTAGCAACAATTGGCGCTGAATTATCATTTTTTGATTCCGAATTATTAACGTTACCAAAAGCAACAATTGAACAATTTATGCAGGAAAAAACAGAACTGAAAACATTTGAGAAAAAGTTAACGGATTTGCAAGAAAAAAAACCATATACCCTTGCACCCGAAATTGAAGAAACCTTAGCAGCTCTTAGCGAGGTTCATGATGCACCATATATGATTTATCAACGCAGCAAATCATCCGATATGGAGTTTGCCTCCATACAGGATGAAGATGGAAACGAACTTCCAATGTCGGCTGCACTTTATGAAGATCGTTATGAATTTACCGCTGATACGGGTGTTCGCAGGCAGGCCTACCAATCATTCACCAATACGTTGAATCAATACAAAAATACATATGCAGCAACATATGCTACCGAAGTTACAAGGCAAGTAACCATGTCACGGTTACGCGGATATGAATCAGTGACCGATATGCTTTTACACGGGCAACAGGTCACCCAAGAAATGTATCATAACCAGTTAGATGTCATTCAAAAGGAATTAGCGCCACATATGCGCAAATTCGCCAAATTAAAGCAACAGGATCTTGGTTTGGAAGAAATGCGTTATTGTGATTTAAAGGCACCACTAGATCCAGAATTTAACCCAAAAACAACTTATGAAGAAGCTACATCGACAATTGTTGAGGCACTAAAAGTCATGGGTCCTGAATATAGCGAAATCATAAAAAAAGGTATCAATGATCGTTGGGTCGATCGTTCCGATAACGTTGGAAAAGCGAATGGTGCATTTTGCTCAAGTCCATACGGTGTACATCCATATATTTTAGTAACATGGACAGACATGATGCGTGGCACATTTATATTAGCACATGAATTAGGACATGCTGGTCATTTTTACCTTGCCGGGAAAAACCAATCGCTCGTTAATACACGCCCATCAACTTATTTTGTTGAAGCACCATCAACTTTGAATGAATTACTACTTGCCAATCACTTAATCGAGAAGTCAGATGACAAACGGATGAAACGTTGGGTAATCAGCCAGCTACTTGGTACCTACTATCATAATTTTGTTACCCATTTACTAGAAGGAGAGTTTCAACGTCGCATTTATGCTCTTGCTGAAGCTGGCACACCATTAACTGCAAGTGTTTTATGCCAACAAAAGAAAGAAACAATCGAAAACTTTTGGGGTGATACAGTTAAGGTTGATGAAGGTGCAGGCTTAACTTGGATGCGCCAGCAACACTATTACATGGGACTGTATCCATACACCTATTCAGCCGGGTTAACTGTTTCTACTGCAATGGCACAGATGATTCAAGAGGAAGGAAAACCTGCTGTTGATCGCTGGTTAAACGTTCTAAAATTAGGCGGAACCATGAAACCACTTGATTTAATCAAACAAGCTGGTGTCGATATGTCTAAGCCCGATGCAATTAGAAATGCAGTCGCATATGTTGGAAATCTTGTGGATGAATTAGAAAAAAGTTTTGACTGA
- a CDS encoding MBL fold metallo-hydrolase, whose product MKLTVLGFWGGYPAANGATSAYMVEKDDFTLLIDAGSGSLAKLQNYKNVMDLDAVVLSHYHHDHVADIGVLQYAWLVQSYLREAKEILPIYGHMEDQQGFASLTHECTEGIAYDPNKELKVGPFSITFFKTDHPVPCYGMRITDGENVIVYTADTTYKEAWSDFANGADLLITDCNFYADQDGSNAGHMNSKDGATIANEAGVGELMLSHLPHYGDVTELVREAKQYYNGTIQLADEGLVWKK is encoded by the coding sequence ATGAAATTAACTGTTTTAGGTTTTTGGGGTGGATACCCTGCAGCAAATGGTGCGACATCCGCTTATATGGTGGAAAAAGATGATTTTACATTATTAATTGATGCTGGAAGTGGTTCCTTAGCTAAACTGCAAAATTACAAAAATGTGATGGATCTTGATGCGGTGGTGTTATCCCATTATCATCATGATCATGTAGCAGATATTGGTGTGTTGCAATATGCATGGCTTGTCCAGTCGTATTTGCGTGAAGCAAAGGAGATTTTACCAATTTATGGGCATATGGAGGATCAGCAAGGATTTGCATCATTAACACATGAATGTACGGAAGGCATTGCTTATGATCCAAATAAAGAGCTTAAGGTAGGGCCGTTTTCCATTACATTTTTTAAAACAGACCACCCTGTTCCGTGTTATGGTATGCGAATCACGGATGGTGAAAATGTAATCGTTTATACCGCGGACACGACGTATAAAGAGGCATGGAGCGATTTTGCCAATGGTGCTGATTTGTTGATTACTGATTGTAACTTCTATGCCGATCAAGATGGTTCAAATGCTGGTCATATGAATAGCAAGGATGGGGCCACAATCGCCAATGAAGCTGGTGTTGGTGAACTGATGTTGAGCCATTTGCCACACTATGGAGATGTAACAGAATTAGTACGTGAAGCCAAACAATATTATAACGGTACCATCCAGTTGGCCGATGAAGGACTCGTTTGGAAAAAATAG
- the yhfH gene encoding protein YhfH, whose protein sequence is MENIVEFYKNLPKKKCQQCGGDINEKADCYGNICDECDHPAR, encoded by the coding sequence ATGGAAAACATCGTTGAATTTTATAAAAACTTACCAAAGAAGAAATGCCAACAATGTGGTGGCGATATCAACGAAAAGGCAGATTGCTATGGCAACATCTGTGACGAATGTGATCATCCAGCACGCTAG
- a CDS encoding competence protein ComK: MNNYYDEPAYEITPLTMAILVQKGEAGKVSTCILEEQEEIFAEQSPTKIVDYACKFFGASLKGRQDGTRDICGITHKAPIAIDPASGMYFFPTTSPSSPKCSWIAHSHIDQVNKASNQHTELLFKTGKKVILDISYGSVLNQVQRTAQFRYLLDNRFRYLRKHAVDIVAEPYA; this comes from the coding sequence ATGAATAATTATTACGATGAACCTGCATACGAAATTACTCCTCTAACAATGGCGATTTTGGTCCAAAAGGGTGAAGCAGGGAAAGTTTCAACATGTATTTTAGAAGAACAAGAAGAAATATTTGCTGAACAAAGCCCTACAAAAATCGTTGATTACGCCTGTAAATTCTTTGGTGCTAGTCTAAAAGGCAGACAAGACGGAACTCGAGATATTTGTGGTATTACCCATAAAGCACCGATTGCTATTGATCCGGCTAGCGGCATGTATTTTTTTCCAACAACATCACCGTCAAGTCCTAAATGTTCATGGATTGCACATTCCCATATTGACCAAGTAAATAAAGCTTCGAATCAACATACAGAATTGTTGTTTAAAACAGGCAAAAAAGTTATTTTGGATATTTCATATGGTTCGGTATTGAATCAGGTACAACGAACAGCACAATTTCGCTATTTACTTGATAATCGGTTCAGGTATTTACGGAAGCATGCTGTTGATATCGTGGCAGAACCTTATGCATAA
- a CDS encoding TVP38/TMEM64 family protein: protein MYVLNISIANWRMIIENDLLDEYIEQLLSDYEKLGPLPGILLPFLEAFLPFLPLVVFVFANSAAYGLLEGFLLSWLGSSLGAILVFMIVRRLGDKRIFKAIRKNKQVHKVTKWFEKHGFGPLFLLMCFPFSPSSVINIVSGLSKISLQQFVLAVILGKSVMIFTMAYVGVSIMSFAENPVRTIVVGICITLFWILGKYIEKRLQHKTTTIKEFSNSDNDD, encoded by the coding sequence ATGTATGTATTAAACATCAGCATAGCTAATTGGAGAATGATAATTGAAAATGATTTATTAGATGAATATATTGAACAACTTTTGAGTGATTATGAAAAATTGGGACCGCTACCAGGTATCTTGTTGCCTTTTCTTGAAGCTTTTTTGCCGTTTTTACCGTTAGTTGTCTTTGTTTTTGCAAATTCTGCTGCGTATGGTCTATTAGAAGGCTTTTTATTATCATGGTTAGGGTCCAGTCTAGGGGCAATTCTTGTTTTTATGATCGTTCGCAGGCTTGGTGATAAGCGGATATTTAAAGCAATACGAAAAAACAAACAGGTACATAAAGTAACTAAGTGGTTTGAAAAGCATGGGTTTGGACCATTATTTTTACTTATGTGTTTCCCGTTTTCACCCTCATCGGTCATTAACATTGTATCTGGATTATCAAAAATCAGCCTGCAGCAATTTGTCTTAGCTGTCATATTAGGAAAATCGGTGATGATATTTACGATGGCATATGTTGGTGTAAGTATCATGTCGTTTGCTGAGAACCCAGTCCGGACAATAGTCGTCGGGATATGTATTACATTGTTTTGGATACTGGGTAAATACATTGAAAAAAGGTTACAGCACAAAACCACTACCATAAAGGAATTTTCCAATAGCGATAATGATGATTAA